From a single Calothrix sp. NIES-2098 genomic region:
- a CDS encoding 4Fe-4S ferredoxin, iron-sulfur binding protein yields MIELVSESRCIKCNLCVTACPTNVFDAVPGSAPKIARQSDCQTCYMCELYCPVDALYVDPNAEESVPVDEETLIADGLLGSYRKNVGWGKGRTPAAKNEKSAYYYPVMQSSSNLPTDAQGRILPWGTQQANS; encoded by the coding sequence GTGATTGAATTAGTCAGTGAATCTCGCTGTATTAAATGTAATCTTTGCGTCACTGCTTGTCCGACAAATGTGTTCGATGCAGTACCAGGAAGTGCGCCTAAAATTGCCCGCCAGAGCGATTGTCAAACTTGTTATATGTGCGAACTCTACTGTCCTGTAGATGCGCTGTATGTCGATCCCAACGCTGAGGAATCAGTTCCAGTGGATGAAGAAACTTTGATAGCAGATGGTTTACTTGGCAGTTATCGGAAAAATGTAGGTTGGGGAAAAGGACGCACGCCTGCGGCTAAAAATGAGAAGTCTGCCTACTATTATCCAGTGATGCAAAGTAGCAGTAACCTGCCTACAGATGCACAAGGAAGAATTCTTCCTTGGGGAACGCAGCAGGCTAATTCGTAG
- a CDS encoding glutathione S-transferase-like protein, giving the protein MSNIQLYFAKASTFSQRTRVVLLEKGIEFTPVEIDLQHKPDGYTQISRYGKVPAIQHGDVIIYESAIINEYLDEVFPEPPLLPRDPAKKAIARIWIDYANTRLVPAFNKFLRGKDSQEQEQGRKEFIEALLYIEQEGLGKGDYFLGDQFSLVDISFYPWFERLPLLEHFRNFTLPAETPRLQTWWSIVRDRPSIQAVANPVDFYLQRFAKILGEPIPVGAAQK; this is encoded by the coding sequence ATGAGCAACATACAACTTTACTTTGCTAAAGCTTCTACCTTCTCACAACGTACCCGTGTAGTCTTACTGGAAAAAGGCATTGAATTTACCCCAGTAGAAATTGACTTACAGCACAAACCAGATGGGTATACACAGATTTCCCGCTATGGCAAAGTGCCGGCTATTCAACACGGGGATGTAATTATCTATGAATCTGCGATTATTAATGAATATCTAGATGAAGTGTTCCCCGAACCACCATTGTTACCTCGCGATCCCGCAAAAAAAGCGATCGCGCGCATCTGGATAGACTACGCCAATACTCGCCTTGTCCCGGCTTTTAACAAATTTCTGCGTGGTAAAGATAGCCAAGAACAGGAACAAGGCAGAAAAGAGTTCATAGAAGCACTTCTATATATCGAACAAGAAGGATTGGGCAAAGGCGATTACTTCTTAGGAGATCAGTTTAGCCTGGTTGATATTAGCTTCTATCCTTGGTTTGAACGTTTACCACTATTAGAACACTTCCGTAACTTTACGCTACCAGCAGAAACACCGCGTTTGCAGACATGGTGGAGTATAGTACGCGATCGCCCTTCAATTCAAGCAGTCGCAAATCCTGTGGACTTCTATTTACAAAGATTCGCGAAAATTCTTGGCGAACCGATTCCTGTTGGTGCAGCACAAAAATAG
- a CDS encoding glucose-inhibited division protein A: protein MSANQLAEQSFASDSNLDLEADVLVIGGGPAGTWAAYNAAAAGVRVVLVDKGYCGSSGATASGGTSVWYVANPNQRETAMASREALGGFLSERDWMERVLDRTQANLHQLGDWGYPFPSDQQGQPYYRSLQQGAEYMRLMRKQVKKAGVQILDHSPALELLLDEAGAVAGAKGIRRQAGGRWTVRAKAVVIATGGCAFLSKALGCNVLTGDGYLMAAEAGVEMSGMEFSNAYALTPAFASVTKGAFYRWATFTYEDGTVIEGAGSQRGRSIIAKTLLNQPVYCSLHETPEEVRAWMRTIQHNFFLPFDRRGIDPFTQRFPVTLRLEGTVRGTGGIRIVDNSCATSVSGLYAAGDAATRELICGGFTGGGSYNAAWAMSSGYWSGQAAANYARQLGDKANQRRVHSIGQAGVSSESNNTFDPQEIIKATQAEVIPYDRNLFRTEQGLSDSLERLHSLWREVRHSNAPTDSQALPAREAAAMVATARWMYTSAQARKETRGMHKHQDFPQQDANQQYRLVSGGLDTVWAKPEQEVVKRELVAL from the coding sequence GTGAGCGCAAATCAATTAGCGGAACAATCATTTGCTAGTGACTCCAATCTAGATTTAGAGGCCGATGTTTTAGTGATTGGAGGTGGCCCGGCTGGTACTTGGGCAGCCTACAATGCTGCGGCTGCTGGTGTTCGGGTTGTTCTGGTAGACAAAGGCTATTGTGGCTCTAGTGGTGCAACTGCCTCTGGGGGGACTAGCGTGTGGTATGTAGCAAACCCCAACCAACGAGAAACCGCTATGGCCAGTCGGGAAGCTCTGGGAGGGTTTTTATCAGAGCGAGATTGGATGGAGCGAGTTCTAGATCGGACTCAAGCAAATCTGCATCAGTTGGGTGATTGGGGTTATCCCTTTCCCTCAGATCAACAAGGACAACCTTACTATCGTTCCCTCCAGCAAGGTGCAGAATATATGCGTCTGATGCGTAAGCAAGTCAAGAAAGCCGGAGTGCAAATTCTCGACCATAGCCCCGCCTTGGAATTGCTGCTAGACGAAGCAGGAGCAGTAGCCGGGGCGAAAGGAATTCGTCGCCAAGCGGGCGGACGGTGGACAGTACGAGCTAAAGCAGTAGTCATCGCCACTGGTGGTTGTGCTTTTTTGAGTAAAGCCCTTGGTTGTAACGTCCTCACCGGAGATGGTTATTTAATGGCGGCTGAAGCTGGGGTAGAAATGTCCGGAATGGAATTTTCTAATGCCTATGCTCTTACTCCTGCCTTTGCTTCTGTGACTAAAGGAGCTTTCTATCGTTGGGCAACATTCACCTATGAAGATGGCACAGTAATTGAAGGTGCTGGTTCTCAACGAGGACGCTCTATAATTGCCAAGACACTGCTGAACCAACCTGTGTACTGTAGTCTGCACGAAACCCCAGAGGAAGTACGGGCTTGGATGCGAACTATTCAGCATAATTTCTTTTTACCTTTTGATCGCAGAGGCATTGACCCCTTCACCCAACGCTTCCCGGTAACTCTGCGTTTGGAAGGCACAGTCCGAGGTACTGGTGGAATTCGGATTGTCGATAATTCTTGTGCAACCTCAGTCTCCGGACTCTATGCAGCTGGAGATGCAGCTACACGGGAATTAATCTGTGGCGGCTTTACAGGTGGTGGTAGTTACAACGCTGCTTGGGCAATGTCTTCCGGCTATTGGTCAGGACAAGCTGCGGCTAACTATGCTCGTCAATTAGGAGACAAGGCAAATCAACGGCGAGTGCATTCAATTGGACAGGCAGGAGTCAGTTCAGAGAGTAACAATACTTTTGACCCCCAAGAAATTATCAAAGCTACCCAAGCCGAAGTAATACCATACGATCGCAATCTCTTCCGTACCGAACAAGGCTTGAGCGATTCCCTAGAAAGATTGCATAGTTTGTGGCGAGAAGTCCGTCATAGTAACGCCCCAACAGATAGCCAAGCATTACCAGCCAGAGAAGCGGCGGCGATGGTTGCCACTGCCCGGTGGATGTATACTTCAGCACAAGCTAGAAAAGAAACGAGGGGAATGCACAAACACCAAGATTTTCCTCAGCAAGATGCTAACCAACAATATCGGCTCGTTAGTGGCGGATTAGATACAGTCTGGGCAAAGCCCGAACAAGAAGTTGTCAAGAGGGAGTTAGTAGCACTGTGA
- a CDS encoding glucose-inhibited division protein A, with product MNFRQNASNLDLATDVLIIGGGPSGTWAAWNAANSGAKVVLVDKGYCGTSGAAAASGNGVWYVPPDPEQREAAMASREAMGGFLADRNWMTRVLNRTYDNINSLADEGYPFSVDANGNVIRRSLQGPEYMRFMRRKIKQAGVKILDHSPALELLVDAEGAVAGAKGINRQSGERWTVRAGAVVIATGGCAFLSKALGCNVLTGDGLLMAAEAGADFSGMEFSNAYAISPAFASVTKTRYYDWASFTYEDGTVIEGAGSKRGRSVIAKTLLTQPVYACLDQNMDEETKAWMRASQPNFFVVFDRAAIDPFTQRFPITLRLEGTVRGTGGIKITDYTCATSVKGLYAAGDAATRELICGGFTGGGSHNAAWAMSSGYWSGQSAANYALSLGEQATQRSVQGVGEAGLHGEGHHKFSPDEAIAATQAEVFPYDRNLFRSATGLNASLDRLNDLWQEIRHSHTPDDSQIVRSREAAAMVATARWMYNSGLQRQETRGMHKRMDYPQQDPNQQYRLLSGGLDKIWVKPESVVANRELVTV from the coding sequence ATGAATTTTCGTCAAAATGCTTCTAATCTAGATTTAGCCACCGATGTATTAATTATTGGTGGCGGCCCATCTGGGACTTGGGCTGCTTGGAATGCTGCAAATAGCGGAGCAAAAGTTGTGTTAGTAGACAAGGGTTACTGCGGTACAAGTGGTGCAGCAGCCGCTTCTGGGAATGGCGTATGGTACGTTCCACCAGATCCAGAACAACGGGAAGCCGCAATGGCAAGTCGGGAAGCGATGGGAGGCTTTCTTGCAGACCGAAACTGGATGACTAGAGTATTAAATCGCACCTACGACAACATTAATTCCCTTGCAGATGAGGGCTATCCTTTCAGTGTTGATGCTAATGGAAATGTTATTCGTCGCTCCTTGCAAGGCCCAGAGTATATGCGGTTCATGCGCAGAAAAATTAAGCAAGCAGGAGTGAAAATTTTAGACCACAGTCCGGCTTTAGAGTTGTTGGTAGATGCCGAAGGTGCTGTAGCTGGCGCTAAGGGGATTAATCGTCAGTCTGGGGAACGTTGGACAGTCCGAGCCGGGGCAGTTGTGATTGCTACAGGTGGCTGTGCTTTCTTAAGTAAGGCTCTCGGTTGCAATGTCCTCACTGGCGATGGTCTATTGATGGCAGCCGAGGCGGGTGCGGATTTCTCTGGTATGGAATTTTCTAATGCCTACGCAATTTCTCCAGCTTTTGCTTCTGTGACTAAGACTCGTTATTACGATTGGGCTTCTTTCACCTATGAAGATGGCACGGTAATTGAAGGTGCAGGTTCTAAGCGCGGTCGTTCTGTAATTGCCAAAACATTACTGACTCAGCCAGTTTATGCCTGTCTCGATCAAAATATGGATGAGGAAACAAAAGCTTGGATGCGCGCATCTCAGCCTAACTTCTTTGTAGTCTTCGATCGCGCTGCTATTGACCCCTTCACCCAAAGATTCCCTATCACCCTACGTTTGGAAGGCACTGTACGCGGTACTGGTGGAATTAAAATTACAGATTACACCTGTGCGACCTCAGTTAAGGGACTGTATGCTGCGGGAGATGCAGCTACGAGAGAGTTAATTTGTGGTGGTTTTACAGGCGGTGGTAGCCACAATGCAGCCTGGGCAATGTCTTCTGGCTATTGGTCTGGACAGTCTGCGGCTAACTACGCCCTGAGTTTGGGAGAACAAGCCACTCAACGCAGCGTACAGGGAGTTGGTGAAGCAGGATTGCATGGTGAAGGTCATCATAAATTCTCCCCAGATGAAGCGATCGCTGCAACTCAAGCTGAAGTTTTCCCCTACGACCGCAACCTTTTCCGCAGTGCTACAGGGTTAAACGCATCCCTAGATAGACTAAATGACCTCTGGCAAGAAATCCGCCATAGTCATACACCAGATGATAGCCAAATTGTGCGATCGCGCGAAGCAGCGGCGATGGTTGCGACTGCGCGTTGGATGTACAACAGTGGTTTGCAACGTCAAGAAACTAGAGGGATGCACAAACGCATGGATTACCCACAACAAGACCCTAACCAGCAATATCGGCTGCTGAGTGGTGGGTTAGATAAGATTTGGGTCAAACCGGAGTCAGTAGTTGCTAACCGGGAATTAGTAACGGTGTAA
- a CDS encoding dihydroxy-acid dehydratase gives MGEKTVSENFRSKVVTQGVQRSPNRAMLRAVGFQDEDFNKAIVGVANAYSTITPCNMGINQLAQRAEAGIKRAGAMPQMFGTITISDGISMGTEGMKYSLVSREVIADSIETVCNGQNMDGVIAIGGCDKNMPGAMIAIARMNIPAIFVYGGTIKPGHYNGKDLTVVSSFEAVGQYSAGKIDSEELLAVERQACPGAGSCGGMYTANTMSSAFEAMGMSLPYSSTMAAEDEEKADSTEESAKVLVEAICNQLLPRQIITRKSIENAISVIMAVGGSTNAVLHFLAIAHAAGVELNLDDFETIRDRVPVLCDLKPSGRYVATDLHKVGGIPQVMKMLLVHGLLHGECITITGKTIAEILADVPDEPPSNQDVIRPWNNPMYSQGHLAILKGNLATEGAVAKITGVKNPSITGPARVFDSEEECLDAILAGKIQVGDVIVIRYEGPKGGPGMREMLAPTSAIIGAGLGDSVGLITDGRFSGGTYGMVVGHVAPEAAVGGAIALVEEGDSITIDANSRLLQINISDVELANRRAKWQPRPPRYTKGILAKYAKLVSSSSVGAVTDLDLFNE, from the coding sequence ATGGGTGAAAAGACAGTTTCAGAGAATTTCAGAAGTAAAGTGGTCACGCAAGGAGTACAGCGATCGCCTAATCGGGCTATGCTGCGTGCAGTAGGTTTTCAGGATGAAGACTTTAACAAAGCAATTGTGGGTGTGGCTAATGCTTACAGCACCATCACTCCCTGTAACATGGGGATTAATCAACTAGCACAACGAGCTGAAGCGGGAATTAAACGAGCCGGGGCAATGCCGCAAATGTTCGGCACAATTACTATTAGTGATGGGATTTCTATGGGAACTGAGGGGATGAAATATTCCCTCGTGTCACGAGAAGTAATTGCTGACTCCATTGAAACCGTCTGTAACGGACAAAATATGGATGGCGTAATTGCCATTGGTGGCTGTGATAAAAATATGCCAGGGGCAATGATTGCAATCGCACGGATGAATATCCCGGCTATCTTTGTTTACGGTGGGACAATTAAACCCGGACACTACAATGGTAAAGATTTAACAGTTGTCAGTTCTTTTGAAGCTGTAGGCCAATATAGCGCTGGCAAAATTGACTCTGAAGAACTATTAGCAGTCGAACGTCAAGCTTGTCCTGGTGCTGGTTCTTGCGGTGGAATGTACACAGCCAATACTATGTCCTCAGCCTTTGAAGCGATGGGGATGAGTTTACCCTATTCTTCCACAATGGCGGCAGAAGATGAGGAAAAAGCCGATAGTACAGAAGAATCAGCCAAGGTATTAGTAGAAGCAATTTGCAATCAACTCTTACCCCGACAAATTATCACGCGCAAATCTATCGAAAATGCGATTTCTGTGATTATGGCTGTAGGTGGTTCAACTAACGCCGTGTTACATTTTCTGGCGATCGCTCATGCGGCTGGTGTAGAACTTAATCTAGATGATTTTGAAACTATCCGCGATCGCGTCCCTGTTTTATGCGATTTAAAACCCAGTGGTAGATATGTCGCCACAGACTTACACAAAGTTGGTGGTATTCCCCAAGTGATGAAAATGCTATTAGTGCATGGATTACTTCACGGTGAATGTATCACCATCACAGGTAAAACTATTGCCGAAATTTTAGCAGATGTCCCCGACGAACCACCCAGCAATCAAGATGTGATTCGTCCTTGGAATAACCCGATGTATTCCCAAGGTCATTTAGCCATCCTCAAAGGGAATCTCGCTACAGAGGGAGCAGTAGCAAAAATTACTGGGGTGAAAAATCCCAGCATTACTGGCCCCGCAAGGGTATTTGATTCCGAAGAAGAATGCTTAGATGCCATCCTTGCAGGTAAGATTCAAGTCGGTGATGTAATTGTCATCCGCTACGAAGGCCCGAAAGGCGGCCCTGGTATGCGAGAAATGCTAGCACCCACCTCAGCAATTATTGGTGCGGGTTTAGGTGATTCTGTAGGATTAATTACTGATGGACGCTTTTCCGGCGGTACTTACGGGATGGTAGTCGGACACGTCGCACCAGAAGCCGCCGTTGGTGGTGCGATCGCGCTAGTCGAAGAGGGCGATAGTATCACTATTGATGCTAATTCTCGCTTGTTACAAATCAATATTTCTGATGTAGAATTAGCTAATCGTCGCGCTAAATGGCAACCTCGTCCACCCCGTTATACAAAAGGCATCTTAGCAAAATATGCTAAGTTAGTTTCTTCTAGCAGTGTTGGTGCTGTCACAGACTTGGATTTATTTAATGAGTAG
- a CDS encoding aliphatic sulfonate ABC transporter periplasmic ligand-binding protein, whose product MSSQVIERSFLHRLLASVTTVALLSSLASCTSPQSQSNNSAVASSNTGANSAEAKTLVLRVGFISSESKLPIGPEGWALQKGTLTPALKSLGVTEVKFIPFVGGPALNEALVSGQLDMGLYGDTPALVGKAAGLSTRLINQTRVGQNAWLITNKNGVSSVAQLNGTKVGVAKGTYPHRYLMGLLEKEGLSKDVKVVQIPSADAKPALERGDISAYPFAMGAGPTLVSQGFPAIDQAKDHQGLVGTGVSVVTENFLSQHPELPQTWNQMRKAALQEIKAKPEEFYQFAAQASGNLPLPIVKESYPLDLYPTEPFTPEGLKLLNSTKQFLAEQKLLKSDFHIKDWQIPNP is encoded by the coding sequence ATGAGTTCCCAAGTAATTGAGCGCAGTTTCCTGCATCGACTTTTAGCTTCAGTCACAACTGTTGCGCTGTTATCCAGTCTTGCCAGTTGTACTTCTCCACAAAGCCAGTCTAATAACTCAGCAGTAGCTTCATCCAATACTGGAGCAAATTCGGCAGAGGCGAAAACCCTGGTTTTACGAGTTGGTTTTATCAGTTCAGAAAGCAAATTACCTATTGGCCCAGAGGGTTGGGCGCTGCAAAAAGGGACATTGACACCTGCCCTCAAAAGCTTGGGTGTGACGGAAGTAAAATTTATTCCCTTTGTAGGAGGCCCGGCACTTAACGAAGCTTTAGTCAGCGGTCAATTAGATATGGGTTTGTATGGAGATACTCCAGCTCTAGTCGGTAAAGCAGCAGGTCTTTCCACCCGATTGATTAATCAGACTAGAGTTGGTCAGAATGCTTGGTTGATTACTAATAAAAATGGTGTAAGCTCAGTTGCTCAACTTAATGGTACGAAGGTAGGGGTTGCTAAAGGCACTTATCCTCATCGTTATCTGATGGGTTTGCTGGAAAAAGAGGGATTGAGCAAAGATGTGAAGGTAGTACAGATTCCTTCTGCTGATGCTAAACCAGCATTAGAACGAGGTGATATTTCTGCCTATCCTTTTGCGATGGGAGCAGGGCCAACATTGGTTTCTCAAGGATTTCCAGCGATAGACCAAGCTAAGGATCATCAAGGATTAGTGGGGACAGGGGTAAGTGTGGTGACAGAAAATTTCCTCTCTCAACACCCTGAACTGCCGCAAACGTGGAATCAAATGAGAAAAGCAGCTTTGCAGGAAATTAAAGCCAAACCAGAGGAATTTTACCAGTTTGCGGCTCAAGCAAGTGGAAATCTGCCATTGCCTATTGTGAAAGAATCCTATCCTTTAGATCTGTATCCTACAGAGCCTTTTACACCGGAAGGATTAAAACTTTTAAATTCCACAAAGCAGTTTCTCGCCGAGCAGAAATTGTTGAAGTCGGATTTTCATATCAAAGATTGGCAAATCCCCAATCCCTAA
- a CDS encoding putative carboxymethylenebutenolidase: MKELTRRKFIATATLATGFAVAVQPIYAQVITTDAKGLLAGAVKIPVQDGEIPAYRAVPATGGNFPVVLVIQEIFGVHEHIQDVCRRFAKLGYLAIAPELFARQGDVSKLSNIDEIRKVVAKVPDAQVLSDLDAAVNWAVKSAKGNADKLAITGFCWGGRITWLYSAHNPKVKAGVAWYGRLVGDSTELTPRHPIDIASNLKVPVLGLYGGKDTGIPLETVEQMRVGIARRRHRLKSSSSKSEIVVYPDAPHAFFADYRPSYREKEAKDGWKRLQAWFKKYGV; this comes from the coding sequence ATGAAGGAACTTACCCGCCGCAAATTTATCGCTACTGCTACTCTAGCAACTGGTTTTGCCGTAGCAGTACAACCTATTTATGCTCAAGTCATCACAACTGATGCTAAAGGTTTACTAGCTGGTGCGGTGAAAATTCCGGTTCAAGATGGTGAAATTCCAGCTTATAGAGCAGTACCTGCAACTGGAGGGAATTTTCCGGTGGTGTTGGTGATTCAGGAAATTTTTGGTGTACACGAACACATCCAAGATGTTTGCCGTCGTTTTGCCAAGTTGGGTTATTTAGCGATCGCACCAGAATTATTTGCCCGTCAAGGCGATGTCTCGAAATTAAGTAACATTGATGAAATTCGTAAGGTGGTAGCAAAAGTACCAGACGCCCAGGTGTTATCTGACTTGGATGCTGCTGTCAATTGGGCTGTCAAGTCTGCCAAGGGTAATGCTGATAAATTAGCCATTACAGGCTTTTGCTGGGGTGGTCGGATTACTTGGTTATATTCAGCACACAATCCCAAAGTTAAGGCTGGTGTAGCGTGGTATGGACGCTTGGTAGGGGATTCTACGGAATTAACACCACGGCATCCCATTGATATTGCCTCTAATTTGAAAGTTCCAGTGCTGGGACTTTATGGCGGAAAGGATACTGGAATTCCATTAGAGACAGTGGAGCAAATGCGCGTAGGCATAGCCCGTCGTAGACATCGCTTAAAGTCCAGCAGCAGTAAATCTGAAATAGTCGTTTACCCAGATGCACCCCACGCCTTTTTTGCCGATTATCGTCCTTCTTATAGAGAGAAAGAGGCTAAAGATGGCTGGAAACGCCTGCAAGCATGGTTTAAAAAGTATGGCGTGTAA